From Thermoanaerobacter uzonensis DSM 18761, a single genomic window includes:
- a CDS encoding S-methyl-5'-thioinosine phosphorylase produces the protein MEKAIIGGTGFYEIGQKVSKKLVETKYGEVEIDIVTIEGEEIGFLPRHGKGHAVPPHLVNYRANIMALKQMGVKYVYATAAVGSFNENYEPGDVVILKDFLDFTKSRPLTFFEGEDGVVRHVDMSDPYCSNLRAKFYNAAKKEDLLIKGDAVYVCTEGPRFETAQEIRMYKNLGADVVGMTNVPEVVLAKELGMCYAAMGIVSNWATGMKGSITLHEIKDTLELNKEKVIKTFIRVFLEEKLDQEHCNCSKAVIEL, from the coding sequence ATGGAAAAGGCGATCATTGGTGGTACTGGATTTTACGAAATAGGACAAAAGGTGTCAAAAAAATTGGTAGAGACAAAATATGGAGAAGTGGAAATTGATATTGTGACTATTGAGGGGGAGGAAATTGGTTTTTTGCCCCGACATGGGAAAGGTCATGCAGTTCCACCTCATCTCGTAAATTATAGGGCAAATATTATGGCATTGAAACAAATGGGAGTAAAATATGTGTATGCAACAGCTGCAGTTGGTTCTTTTAATGAAAATTATGAGCCAGGTGATGTTGTAATACTTAAAGATTTTTTAGATTTTACTAAATCGAGACCATTGACCTTTTTTGAAGGGGAAGATGGAGTGGTAAGACATGTAGATATGAGTGACCCTTATTGCAGCAATTTAAGGGCAAAATTTTACAATGCTGCTAAAAAAGAAGACTTATTGATAAAAGGAGATGCAGTTTATGTGTGCACTGAAGGTCCACGATTTGAAACTGCACAAGAGATAAGAATGTATAAAAATTTAGGTGCCGATGTAGTTGGGATGACTAATGTTCCAGAAGTAGTTTTAGCGAAAGAATTAGGAATGTGCTATGCTGCGATGGGGATAGTTTCAAATTGGGCTACAGGAATGAAGGGCAGTATAACATTACATGAAATAAAAGATACCTTAGAATTGAACAAAGAAAAAGTGATAAAAACGTTTATAAGAGTTTTTTTAGAAGAAAAATTAGACCAAGAGCATTGTAATTGCAGTAAAGCAGTAATTGAATTATGA
- a CDS encoding L-fuculose-phosphate aldolase: MLLKSEREQIVDYGKKLINSNLTRGTGGNLSIYNKEKGLMAITPSGMNYFEIKPEDVVVMDLNGNVIEGNRTPSSEYEMHRIFYANRQDINAIIHTHPVYSTTLSCLHWDLPPVHYLVALAGPNVRCAKYATFGTKELAENAFEAMKDRKAVLLANHGLLVGAEDLPNAFNISIQIEYVAELYYRSKSIGEPVILPEDEMRLMLEKFKTYGQVKK, from the coding sequence GTGCTATTAAAATCAGAAAGAGAACAAATAGTAGATTATGGCAAAAAACTTATAAATTCTAATCTTACAAGAGGTACAGGAGGGAATTTAAGCATTTACAATAAGGAAAAAGGATTGATGGCTATAACTCCTTCAGGAATGAATTATTTTGAAATTAAGCCTGAGGATGTAGTAGTAATGGACTTAAATGGTAATGTAATAGAAGGTAATAGGACTCCTTCTTCAGAGTATGAGATGCACAGAATTTTTTACGCTAACAGACAAGACATAAACGCTATTATACACACTCATCCAGTATATTCTACAACTCTTTCCTGTCTACATTGGGACCTTCCACCAGTTCATTACCTTGTGGCTTTAGCAGGACCAAATGTCAGATGTGCTAAATATGCAACTTTTGGTACAAAAGAATTGGCAGAAAACGCTTTTGAGGCTATGAAGGATAGAAAAGCTGTGCTATTAGCCAATCACGGACTTTTGGTAGGAGCTGAAGATTTGCCTAATGCTTTTAATATAAGTATTCAAATTGAGTACGTGGCAGAATTATATTACAGGTCAAAATCTATAGGAGAACCAGTTATTCTTCCAGAAGATGAAATGAGGTTAATGTTAGAAAAGTTTAAAACTTATGGGCAGGTAAAAAAATAA
- a CDS encoding trans-sulfuration enzyme family protein gives MGVNKNYRFDTKAIHGTEFKKNPENALNPPIFQTTTFVFDDLEHVEKVMSFQSQDYVYTRGNNPTLRLFENRLAELEYGKGAVAFSSGMAAISSVLFSLLKPKDTVIVHKTLYGSTYNVVTNILPKYGVNYKIVDLTDISELEKSVDDSAKVVYFETPSNPNLSIIDIEEVARVCHKKDIKIVVDNTFATPYFQNPLLLGADVVVHSATKYIGGHGDALGGVAVSQDEKYIHYLKFDYMCEFGGVMSPFNAWLMLRGIKTLGLRMRQHEKNAIEVANFLNSHPKVKNVMYPGLKSFKGYEIAKKQMRGFGAIISFEIEGGTKNLEKFISNLRLCQLAVSLGDTETLVEVPSLMTHRGYPKEKLEESGFTESMVRISVGLEDYNDIIEDLDQALKQI, from the coding sequence ATGGGAGTAAATAAAAACTATCGGTTTGACACAAAAGCAATTCATGGAACTGAGTTTAAGAAGAACCCTGAAAATGCTTTGAATCCTCCAATTTTTCAGACGACTACTTTTGTTTTTGATGACCTCGAACATGTTGAAAAGGTGATGTCTTTTCAATCTCAAGACTATGTTTATACAAGAGGTAATAATCCGACCTTAAGATTATTTGAAAACAGATTAGCGGAGTTGGAATATGGCAAAGGGGCAGTAGCTTTTTCTTCCGGGATGGCTGCTATTAGTTCAGTTTTATTTTCTCTTTTAAAACCCAAAGATACTGTAATAGTTCATAAGACTCTTTATGGTTCAACTTATAACGTAGTGACAAATATACTGCCTAAATATGGAGTAAATTATAAAATAGTGGACCTTACAGATATAAGCGAATTAGAAAAAAGTGTAGATGACTCCGCAAAAGTTGTGTATTTTGAGACTCCTTCTAATCCAAATTTATCTATTATAGATATTGAAGAGGTTGCAAGGGTATGCCATAAAAAAGATATTAAAATTGTTGTTGATAATACTTTTGCTACCCCCTATTTTCAAAATCCTCTTCTATTGGGAGCCGATGTAGTTGTTCATAGTGCTACTAAATATATAGGAGGTCACGGTGACGCACTTGGAGGAGTTGCAGTTTCACAAGATGAAAAGTATATACATTATTTAAAATTTGATTATATGTGTGAATTTGGTGGGGTAATGAGTCCTTTCAATGCTTGGTTGATGTTGAGAGGCATAAAGACTTTAGGCTTAAGAATGAGGCAACATGAAAAAAATGCAATAGAGGTAGCAAATTTTTTAAATTCGCATCCTAAAGTAAAAAACGTTATGTATCCTGGTCTTAAAAGTTTTAAAGGTTATGAAATAGCGAAAAAACAAATGAGAGGATTCGGAGCTATCATAAGTTTTGAAATAGAGGGAGGAACCAAAAATTTAGAGAAGTTTATAAGTAATTTAAGATTGTGTCAGTTAGCGGTAAGCTTAGGAGATACAGAAACATTAGTGGAAGTACCTTCCCTTATGACTCACAGAGGGTATCCAAAAGAAAAGCTTGAGGAGTCCGGCTTCACAGAAAGTATGGTGAGAATATC
- the mtnA gene encoding S-methyl-5-thioribose-1-phosphate isomerase yields the protein MGEIKTIEFKDGVLYLIDQRKLPNSYEIFECRTYKDVNFAIKDMVVRGAPAIGAAAAYGMVLAAKEFINEEKESFFKKMEEALEILSKSRPTAVNLMWAINRMKKVIENNKELELQDLYELLKKEADDIYYEDIETNKNMAKFGNEIIKENAVILTHCNTGALATVGYGTALGVIREAHYSGKNIFVYADETRPRLQGAKLTAWELVQEGIPAKLIADGVAATLIRDGKIDVILVGADRIALNGDTANKIGTFMLSAIAKIYHVPFYVVAPTSTIDFNIETGKEIVIEERSPEEVTHINGVRIAPEGIEVYNPAFDVTPHENITGIITEKGIIRPPFRENILKLK from the coding sequence GTGGGAGAGATTAAAACTATAGAGTTTAAAGATGGAGTTTTATATTTAATTGACCAAAGAAAATTGCCCAATAGTTATGAGATTTTTGAGTGCAGAACTTATAAAGACGTAAATTTTGCTATAAAAGACATGGTGGTAAGGGGGGCACCGGCAATTGGAGCTGCAGCAGCTTATGGGATGGTATTGGCTGCCAAAGAATTTATTAATGAGGAAAAAGAAAGTTTCTTCAAAAAAATGGAGGAAGCTTTAGAAATTCTCTCAAAATCAAGACCTACTGCTGTAAACCTTATGTGGGCAATAAATAGAATGAAAAAAGTTATTGAGAATAATAAAGAGCTAGAACTACAAGACCTATATGAGCTATTAAAAAAAGAAGCAGATGATATTTACTACGAAGATATAGAAACCAACAAAAATATGGCTAAATTTGGGAATGAGATAATTAAAGAAAATGCAGTTATTTTGACCCATTGCAATACGGGAGCCCTTGCAACCGTAGGGTATGGAACTGCTTTAGGAGTTATTAGAGAAGCCCATTACAGTGGGAAAAATATTTTTGTATATGCTGATGAGACAAGGCCTAGGCTTCAAGGCGCAAAATTGACAGCATGGGAATTAGTACAAGAAGGAATTCCTGCAAAGTTAATTGCTGATGGTGTTGCTGCTACTTTGATAAGAGATGGGAAAATAGATGTAATATTAGTAGGAGCCGATAGAATTGCTTTAAATGGGGATACTGCCAATAAAATTGGAACTTTTATGCTCTCTGCTATTGCAAAGATATACCACGTTCCTTTTTATGTGGTAGCTCCTACCAGCACAATTGATTTTAACATTGAGACAGGAAAAGAGATAGTTATAGAGGAAAGAAGTCCTGAAGAGGTAACTCATATAAATGGCGTAAGAATTGCACCTGAAGGAATAGAAGTGTACAATCCAGCCTTTGATGTGACTCCTCATGAAAATATAACAGGAATAATTACAGAAAAAGGAATAATTAGACCTCCTTTCAGGGAAAACATATTAAAGCTAAAGTGA